The DNA sequence TTATCGGCCGCACAGTCCCCAAGCTTGAAGAGGTATACGACCAGATCGAAAAGGCCGGCGGCGCGCAACCAGGTATTTATCCAATCTCGCTGGATGGTGCGGTAGAGAAAGATTACCGTGACATGCACGATCGCCTGGAAGAGGTGTTTGGCCAACTGGACGGTCTTCTTCACAATGCCGGGGAATTGGGACAGCGCACACCCATCGCCAATTACACGCTGGCCAGCTGGCAAAAAGTCATGCAGGTAAACGTGACCGCTGAATTTCTCATGACCAAAGCACTTCTGCCCCTGCTGGAAAAATCAGATAACGCTTCGATTATCTTCACCAGTTCCAGTGTCGGCAAAGTGGGCAAACCCTATTGGGGCGCTTATGCGGTCTCAAAGTTTGCCATTGAAGGCTTGTCACAGGTGCTGGCCCATGAACTGGAGGGTACCAGCAACATCAGGGTGAACTGCATCAATCCCGGGGCTACCCGCACTCGCATGCGGGCAACGGCATTTCCGGCGGAAGACCCTGCAACAGTAACAATCCCGGCAGCTATTATGCCCACCTACCTTTACCTTATGGGCAGCGCCAGTGAAGGAATAACCGGCCAATCGCTGGATGCGCAGTAAACAAACTCAGGTCTTAGTCCTAACCACTGACCGGCATCGCCGGAACCTCCCGCCGACGCCCGCCGCGCATATTCATAAAGGGGCGCTCTACGAACAAATACACTGCGGTGGCGATCAGCAAACTGAGGGGAATACCCGCGACTGTAGCTATGGCAATTTTCTGAAGAGTGGGCAATTCAGCCGCCAGCTGGAAAAGCGCGCCATAAAGCGCACCAATCACAAAAGGGTGAAACAAGTACGTCGAGTAGGCTAACTGACCTATCGGATATAACCAGCGAGCGGACAGCCCCCGGGCCAACCAGCCACAAAAGCCATACTCACAGTAGAGACTACTGATCAGAAGAAACCCGATGGCCATGGTAAACAGGTGTCTGAAGCTCATGTAGTAAAAAGTGCCCAGTGATGAGGGAAATGACACCAATTGATTATTGACAGGAATTGATAGCACCAGCACCACCACAAGCAGCGAGAAAAAGGATAGCCAGGCAATGAGCTGCCCATTCCTCCGGAAACAATTTCGTAACGCCTCTGGGTGGTAGACATGGAAATAAGCGGCCAAAATCCCGGGTAGAAAACTGCCAAAACGCGTCCACGGCTTCACATAAATATGATCAATCACATCAAAAAAGCCTTCGCAGGCGTTTTCATACCAACAGATGGGCAGTGGCAACTGGTGATGTTTGATCACCAGATAACGAATTAACAGCGATGCAACAACTGCAACCGTCATCACAACCGCTAAAAACCGGACACTGCGGCGACGCAGAATCCAGAGCAACAGGAGCGGGAACAGAAAATAGAACTGCTCCTCAATCGCCAGGGACCAGGTCCACGGCATAAAGTGAGTGGAGGCAGGCAATAAATTATTGATGTAAAGCAGGTTGCTCCAGATGTATTCCTTGTTGGGCAACAGCAACAGGCCAAACCCCATGGCAAGCAGATAAGCCGGCATCAACCGCATGAACCGGCGTTTGTAGAAATGACCGAAGCGGATACTGCTGGAAGACTGGTACTCACTCATCAGGATTGATGAAATCAAAAAACCGCTGATCACAAAGAAAACATCGACACCCAATTCGCCATTGAATACCCAGTTCAGCCAGAACGGCGCCTGATAAAAAAACCGGGCCGCACCCTCATCAAAAACGGCCAGTATCCAGACACAGTGAATAGCCAGCACAAGCAGGATGGAGATGGCACGCAGCCCATCAACAGGCCTCATCTGGCCGGGCAGCGGGCTCAGCAGAAGATTGAAGTTGTTACGGAGGGCGAAAGGGTCTGCAGCATTTGACACGTTTTTACTCACTACCTGCGCTGGAATTCATAGATTCACGAAGCATGGGTATACAGTCAATAATACCCTGCCGATAGGCAACCCGGGATTGATAGCCAAGCTGCTGCTCTGCTTTGTCAGTGGGAAACCGGACATCGTGGGATAATAATTTTACCGCCGCCTTGCTGATGGGCAATTTACCCAGCAGTCCGATTTTTGCCAGGCTTTCGGCCGCACTGGCCAGCAGCCGGACCAAGCGGCTATTGACGTTGCCGGGCATAGTCAGCTGCAATTCTTCACATAACGTCGTAGTCAGTTCATACCATTGGGGCGAGGCTGCGGAACAGGCATTGTATATCTGGCCATCGGCCTGGGGATGTTCAGCGGCAAGTATCAACAGATCCACCAGATCGCTGATATATATCATGGGAATCCGGCTGCGACCTCCGTCAACCAAACGGAATCTGCCCGCTTTGAGCATTGACAGCAATGTGGGCAAAAAACCACCCGGCCGATCCCCAGGTCCATAGACAAAAACCGGCCTCAGGATACTAACCTGAAACAAGCCAGCCTGGCGGGCTTCAAGGCATGCCGATTCCGCTGCAATTTTAGCCCGACCATAGGGGTCCATGCTGGAGGTGAGCAGTGGCATCGATTCCGTATACCCTGTGGTGTTTTCTGTCAGCTCATAAACAAGAATGCTGCTGACATACACAAAACGTTGTACCCTGGCCGAATCAGCTGCCTGCAGGAGATTGCTTGTACCCTGGGCGATAACCTGATCAAAATCATCAATCCGGTGTTCAACACCTGTGAGCGCGGCACAATGAAAAACGACAGAGCAGCCTTTTAATAAATCAGTCAAGGAATCCGGCTGGCAGAGGTCACCGAAAACCACAGTCGCCCCCAGATTTTCCAGAGGAGCATACTGACTCTGCTCTCGAACCAGTACCACCAGCTCCCACCCATCAGAAACCAGACGACGAACTAGGGCGCCACCCACAAACCCGGTGGCCCCGGTCACAAATGCTCGTTTTGTCAAAACACCATTCCCTGTCACCCCACAGCTGTCGCGAATTATCGGGACGATGGCCCCTTGGAGCGCAGTCGTTTCATCTGACGCTCCCAGCGCTTTTTGTCCTCTGGCAATTGTTTACGCTGTTTTTTGCTGGCGGACATTTTGGTCGCAGCCAACAGGTCTGACAGCGCACGGTCATCAAGCTCTATCCACTGCCCCATGCGCACATAGGAAGGCATAAAAATTGGCCCGAACCGGACCCGTTTCAGACGGTTGACCTCAACGCCCTGCGACTCCCACAGTCGCCGCACCTCACGGTTGCGGCCCTCCATCAACGCTACGGTATACCAGCCATTGCTGCCCACCCGCTCCCCGGGTACCACATCGCTGAATTTGGCCGGACCATCTTCGAGCAACACACCCTCACGCAGGCGCTTGATCATGGCGTCGTCAACAGCACCATGCACGCGCACCAGATATTCCCGATCCACCTGGTAGGAGGGGTGCATCAGACGATTCGCTAACTCTCCATTGTTGGTGAACAACAACAGACCGGTGGTATTAATGTCCAGCCGACCCACCACAACCCAGCGCTCGCCTGTCAATCTGGGCAGTTGATCAAATACGGTTTTACGACCTTCGGGGTCGGACCGGGTACAGACTTCGCCCTCGGGCTTGTTATAGAGCAGCACGCGAATTTTCCGGTCAGCAGTAGCTAATTTGATGCGCTTTCCGTCGACGTTTATGGCATCTTCTGTGGTAACCCGGTCACCCAACTTCGCCAGCTTTCCATTGACTTCCACACGCCCATCGGTGATCCATTGCTCAAGTTCACGACGGGAGCCATAGCCAGCAGCAGCCAGTACTTTTTGTAATTTTTCAGACATCAGTGTTGCCAATCGCGGGAAGGTGGGTTGATTTCAGTATTGTCATTATCATCAGGACGGGATCCAACCCCTGCATCTTCTGTTTCAGCAGCCGCCACTGAAGCATCACCAACCTCCTTATCACTCTGCTTCCGTGCCGACATATCAAGTGTCAATGAGGGGTTGATATCATCAATATCGCGAATGTCATTCAATGGCGGCAATTGGTCTAGACTGCTCAGGCTGAAATAATCAAGAAATTCACGCGTTGTTGCATACAGGGCAGGACGTCCCGGCACATCGCGGTGGCCGACCGCTCTGATCCACTCACGCTCCAAAAGCGTTTTGATAATCTCCGAACTGACAGACACTCCCCGCACTTCTTCAATATCGCCCCGGGTCAGTGGCTGGCGATAGGCAATCAGCGCCAGGGTTTCCAATAATGCACGGGAGTATTTTTTGGGTTTTTCTTCCCAGAGGCGATTGATCCAGGGGGACAGCTCCTGCCGAACCTGAATCCTGTAGCCACTGCCGGTACGCTTCAACTCAAATCCACGATCGCTGCATTCAGCATCGATATCGTCAATGACCGCCAGCAGCTGATCCTTTTCCGGCACCTGATCGATATCGAACAGCTGTTGCAGATGACCAATATCCAGTGATCGCCCAGCGGCCAGCAAAGCACCTTCTACAATTTTTTTTAACTGATCATTTTCCATCGGTATGACGCCTGTTAACCGGGCTAGGAGCGAGCCTTAACGTGAATCGGTCCATAGGGCTCGCTCTGTACAATTTCAATGAGAGACTCTTTGATCAATTCCATCAGCGCCAAGAAAGTGACCACCACACCGCTGCGACCCTCTGCTAACGTGAACAGACTGACAAACGGCAGAAACTGCTTACCCTTCAGGGCCTCCAGTACCTGGGACATCCGCTCACGGGTGGACAAACGCTCAAGTTGCACCTTGTGGCTCTCGAACATCTGCGCACGACGCAACACATCGGCAAGGACCAGCAGCAGCTCTTTCATGGCAACGTCCGGCTCGGGCCGCACCTGCCGGCAATCTGGTGCTTTTGCCGTGGCCATAAACACATCGCGACCGAGGCGCGGCAGGTCATCAATGTCTTCAGAGGCCTGTTTAAAGCGTTCATATTCCTGAAGCCTGCGGATTAGCTCGGCCCGGGGATCCTCTTCATGTTCTTCGGTCACCTGTCGGGGCAACAGCATACGGGATTTAATCTCCGCCAGCATCGCGGCCATCAACAGGTATTCGGCGGCCAGTTCCAGTTGCATGGATTGCATCATCTCGATGTAAACCATGTACTGCCGGGTAATCTCCGCAACGTTGATCTCGAGAATATCCAGGTTCTGTCGCCGAATCATGTAAAGCAACAGATCCAGGGGCCCCTCAAACGCCTCGAGAAAGACCTCCAATGCTTCGGGTGGAATGTACAGATCCTTGGGTATCTCGGTGATCTGACGCCCCAACACGACAGCAAAAGGCATTTCCCCCTGTAAAGGGTGAGATAATATCTCGGAAACCGGATCCGCTTGAGTTGTCTCTCCTTCCGGAGTGGCTGTCATAACCATAAATCACTTTAGGCAGATGGCGTGGGGGGCCAACTATTGGACCCGGACATTATACGGTGACTGGCAATCACAGCCACTGAGCAAGGACAGTACGGTCAGACAATAACATCTTCAAACCGGCCAACCCCCTGGCGGGTAACCTGGGGTACCTCCCCAGAGAGATCAACCACGGTAGTCGCTTCAAGACCACAATACCCCCCGTCAACGATCAGGTCCACATGATGCTCGAGGGTATCACGAATATCATACGGATCCGTCAACGGGTATTCATCCGTCGGCATAATCAGTGTGACACTCATCAGGGGTTCACCCAGCTCTTCAAGGAGTGCCAGTGCGATCGGGTTACCCGGGACCCGGAGTCCAATCGTTTTCCGCTTCGGGTGCATAAGCCGACGGGGCACTTCGGCGGTCGCGTCCAGGATGAATGTATAGGGTCCTGGCGTATAGGTCTTCAACAGGCGAAACACCTGATTATCCACCTTGGCATAGGCCGACAGTTCGGAAAGATCGCGGCACATCAGAGTAAAGTTGTGATGTTTATCCAATTGGCGTATCTGACGGATTCGGTCCAGCGCTTTTTTGTCGCCAATCTGGCAACCGAGGGCATACGCGGAATCGGTGGGATAGACAATAACACCACCGGCACGGACAATTTCCACAGCCTGACGAATCAGTCGCAGCTGGGGGTTTTCAGGGTGAATAGAGAAAAACTGACTCATTGGCAAACATCTGTAAATTTCCGCGCAGATTATTACACATTTGCCAGTCAATAAAGGCAGAAAAAGTATTTCTGATGGAAGTGGCCACTACACAGACAGGTCAATCACAAAAACCGTCAACAACATTCATGCATCAAAAACGGGACGAAGAAAAGCGCTCTCAAAATCTGCCGCCGAAACAGGCTTGCCAAAATAATAGCCCTGGCATGTATCACAGCCCAATTTCTGAAGAAGACGGTACTGCTCTTCTGTTTCCACACCCTCGGCGACCGTACTCAGCCCCATACTCTTGGCCAATGCCACCACCCCGCTGACAATCGCCTTGTCATTTTCGTCCCGATCAATGTCCCGGATAAACATCCGGTCAATCTTGAGCACATCCACCGGCAATCGCTTGAGATAATTAAGTGACGAGAAACCACTGCCGAAGTCATCAATGGCCAGTGTCAGCCCCATCTTACGAAGTGCATTCAGGTCGGGCTCCAGCGCTTCGGGATTTTCCATCAGCGTGTTTTCAGTAATCTCCAGCTCCAGAGATTGCGGGCTGATCTCGTATTTATCGATTAGATTACTTATTTTCTGACGGAAATCCTCCAGCTGAATATCCTTGCTGGAGAGATTCACAGCCATCTTTATCTGGCTGCCATTGTCACGCCAGATCTTGAGCTGTCTGCAGGCATTGTCGAGAACCCAGTCACTGATTTTGTTAATCAAACCAGATTCCTCTGCCAGAGGGATAAATGTATCGGGAGACAGCAGACCATGCTTGGGATGCTGCCACCGAATAAGTGCTTCGGCCCCGATTATCTCTCCTGTCGCGGTATCTATCTGGGGCTGATAGTAGAGTATCAGCTCATCATCATCAGCAGCGTGGCGAAGTTCACGCTCGACTTCCATACGACGCGCCATTTCGTCCTCCATGCCCTTGACGTAGAAACAGTAGCCATTGCGATGTTCCTTGGCACGAAACATCGCTGAGTCGGCATGCTTCATCAACGAGCCAACATCCTGCCCATCATCGGGAAAAACAGAAATGCCAATACTGGTGGTGACAAACATTTTTTGCTGTAAAAAAACAAACGGCTGGCCCAATGCATCGCAGATTTTGCCCGCAATTTTGGAAACGATATCCCTATCCGTCACGCCCTCAAGGACCACAGTAAACTCATCGCCACCGAGCCGTGCCACAAAATCCTGGTTCCTTACGCAGCGCTGTATTCTCTCCGATACGGCTTTTAACAACAGGTCACCGGCATCATGGCCCAGGGTATCGTTGATCATTTTGAACCGATCAAGGTCGAGGAACATGATGGCAACCATTTTTTCCTCAATCTGTGCACGGTTGACCATCACCCTGAGCTGCTGCATCAGATTGGTCCTGTTGGGCAAACCGGTCAACGGGTCGTGATAGGCCAATTGTCTGACGTGTTTCTCTACCTTATTCGCATGAATCAGTCGCGATACGCGCTGTTTGAGCACAGCAAAATGGATGGGTTTTGGGATATAGTCGGAAGCACCGGCAGCGAAAGCCTTAACGATGGCTTCTTCATTATCCAGTGCCGTAATCATCAATACCGGCGTATTAGCCCCCTTAGGCAGTTGACGGATTCGCTCACAGGCAGTGAAGCCATCCACCTCGGGCATCATGGCATCCATCAAGACCAGGTCGGGCATATCACGTTGACACATGGAAATCGCCTGCATGCCATTGCCGGCCTCCTCAATCACATAATCCTCATTTTTGAAAACGTTCTTTAATGCCAATCGCATGGAACGATCATCATCAACTACCAGAATGTGATAGCTCTTTTTGCGGACTTTGTCAGCATCGTCCGAGTCGGGTATGAACTCCTGAAGATCCTTGCTGAGAGTGGCAAAGGCTCCTTTAAGTTGTTCGAACAGACTATCGACACCAGCCAGATCGTCAATCGCACCCTTTTCTTCAATCGTTTTGGCCAGCTCTGTGACACGCCGGGCACCAAAGTTGGACGCACTGCCCTTAACTGTGTGCGCGAGCTCTCTCACCTGGCGGCCATCGTTCTCTGTAATGGCATTTTTTAGCGACTGAAGATACACAGGCGTGTCTTCAAGGAACGCTTCAATCATTGAAACGATCACCTCCCCAACGCTTGCTTTCAACTCCTGAATAACCAGCGGGTCATAACTGAAGCCGGAGATATCCACACCACGAACAGAAAAGAGGTCGTCATCCGCCTCGTTATCGGTGGATTCATCTTTATCTGGCGGCACCCATTTCAGGAGCATTTTTTCCAGGTCATCTATACGCAGGGGTTTTGGCAAAAAATCATCCATACCTGCGTCCATGCAACGATCTACTTCCAATTGGGTATTGTTGGCAGTCATCGCGATAATAGGAATACCGGGGCTGTTATCATGGCCGCCTTCGTACATCCTGATTTGTCTGGTCGCATCGTAACCATTCATGACTGGCATGTAACAGTCCATCAAAACCGCATCAAAGCGATTGCGAATGACCGCCTCTACAGCACCCTTGCCCGTATCGACCAGCTCGCACTGGCATCCCATACGCTCAAGCATGGCAATCGCTACTTTTTGATTGGGACGATTGTCATCCACCACCAGGATTTTTCGCTGTCGGCTATACAGCTTGTTGATTGTTTTAGAGGTTGTTTTTTTCTCATCAGTCTCGGCGACACCCAGGAATAACTGTTCCAGGCAACCTTTGATTTCGGTGGTTCTCAAGGGTTTGTTGAGACGCGCCATGCCAGCCATCTTTTCTAGGCCACCAGCTACCCAGGGATTATTGAGAATAGCTATCAAGGTATCTTTCAGGGAAGATTCTTCCTTGACCAGCTTGAGGAAATCAGGTCCTTTCAGGCCCGGCATATCTTCATCAATCAGGAGAATATCCAGCTCTTCATCATCTGCGGACATTTTGCGGATGAGCTCCAGTGCTTTGAACCCCGAGTCGGTTGCATCGCAACGGATTCCCAACCTATCCAGTTGTTGCACACCAAAGTCGCGCACGATGGGGCTATTATCGACCAGCAAAGCCCTTTTGCCAGAAAGGGTGGTAACTGTAGTCATCCCGGTATTTTGAGCGCCTCTTATTTCCGTCGGCAGGGTGAACCAGAACGAGCTTCCATTGCCCTGTTCACTGGACACTCTGATATGCCCGCCCATGAGTTCAACAATTTGTCTGCTGATCGCCAAACCGAGGCCGGTTCCTTCATATTGCTTTGTGCTGGAGGAGTCCACCTGGGTAAAAGCCTCAAATATACGGTTCTGGTCTTCAACCGTAATCCCGATACCGGAGTCGCGAACCTCAAATTGCAACATAATCTGTTCAGGGGGAGCGTTATCGTCATTCTCAATAACCGTCACATAGACTGCGACCTCCCCGATATCGGTAAATTTGATCGCATTGCCCAACAGGTTAATCAGTACCTGCCGAATCCTCGACGCGTCGCCATGAATGACAGACGGCACCTGCTCACCAGCCAGGTATCCCAGATCGATTTTCTTCTTTAGCGCCTGGTTTGCCAGCAGGCCCGTCACTTCATCCAGAAGCTCGTAAAGGTAGCAATCTTCCTTCTCAATGGTCAGGTTATGGGTATCAATTTCCGAGAAAGTAAGAATTTCATCGATCAATTCCAGCAAGCCTTCACCAGAGGTCTTTGCTGTTTCCACATACTCGAGCTGCTTCGGACTCAACCCCATGGTCATCAACAGATCCAGCATGCCCAGGACTGCATTCATAGGAGTGCGCAGTTCATGCGTCACATTGGCCGCAAATTCTCCTTTGATACGGGCGGACTCCAGCGCCGCAGACATGGCTCTTACCAACTCCTGCTGTCGACTTTCCAGTGCCTCCATCATGGAATTGAAAGCATGCTGCATGTCGGTAATATCGGCGGGGCCGCCCAGATCTGCGCGAATTACAGAATCACCTTCTTCAGCGCGCTTCATGGTTATCGAAAGCTTTTCCAGAGGATTGGTCAGGCGACGGGAAATTCCCAACAGCAACAACAGTAGAATCACGGCAATAATCATGGAAATGAACAGGTTGCTCTGCAAAATACTTTGTTCCATCAAAATCAAAGCATCCTTGCCAACAACAACCGAGATATAGCCCAGCGTCTCCCTCTCAGACTTACCATCATCAGAATACTCTTCCCAGAGGGCATCCTCGGTTTTCCCGGCAAGAACGGGAGCATTGAACACCCAATGATTATCATCCTCGTGAATAAGACTGACTTCATCTGAGTGAGCACCCGACT is a window from the Porticoccus hydrocarbonoclasticus MCTG13d genome containing:
- a CDS encoding acyltransferase family protein; the protein is MSNAADPFALRNNFNLLLSPLPGQMRPVDGLRAISILLVLAIHCVWILAVFDEGAARFFYQAPFWLNWVFNGELGVDVFFVISGFLISSILMSEYQSSSSIRFGHFYKRRFMRLMPAYLLAMGFGLLLLPNKEYIWSNLLYINNLLPASTHFMPWTWSLAIEEQFYFLFPLLLLWILRRRSVRFLAVVMTVAVVASLLIRYLVIKHHQLPLPICWYENACEGFFDVIDHIYVKPWTRFGSFLPGILAAYFHVYHPEALRNCFRRNGQLIAWLSFFSLLVVVLVLSIPVNNQLVSFPSSLGTFYYMSFRHLFTMAIGFLLISSLYCEYGFCGWLARGLSARWLYPIGQLAYSTYLFHPFVIGALYGALFQLAAELPTLQKIAIATVAGIPLSLLIATAVYLFVERPFMNMRGGRRREVPAMPVSG
- a CDS encoding YciK family oxidoreductase; this encodes MNHMQYQAPDDLLDGRVIAVTGAGDGIGAEAARTFAAHGATVILIGRTVPKLEEVYDQIEKAGGAQPGIYPISLDGAVEKDYRDMHDRLEEVFGQLDGLLHNAGELGQRTPIANYTLASWQKVMQVNVTAEFLMTKALLPLLEKSDNASIIFTSSSVGKVGKPYWGAYAVSKFAIEGLSQVLAHELEGTSNIRVNCINPGATRTRMRATAFPAEDPATVTIPAAIMPTYLYLMGSASEGITGQSLDAQ
- the scpB gene encoding SMC-Scp complex subunit ScpB, with the translated sequence MENDQLKKIVEGALLAAGRSLDIGHLQQLFDIDQVPEKDQLLAVIDDIDAECSDRGFELKRTGSGYRIQVRQELSPWINRLWEEKPKKYSRALLETLALIAYRQPLTRGDIEEVRGVSVSSEIIKTLLEREWIRAVGHRDVPGRPALYATTREFLDYFSLSSLDQLPPLNDIRDIDDINPSLTLDMSARKQSDKEVGDASVAAAETEDAGVGSRPDDNDNTEINPPSRDWQH
- a CDS encoding L-threonylcarbamoyladenylate synthase produces the protein MSQFFSIHPENPQLRLIRQAVEIVRAGGVIVYPTDSAYALGCQIGDKKALDRIRQIRQLDKHHNFTLMCRDLSELSAYAKVDNQVFRLLKTYTPGPYTFILDATAEVPRRLMHPKRKTIGLRVPGNPIALALLEELGEPLMSVTLIMPTDEYPLTDPYDIRDTLEHHVDLIVDGGYCGLEATTVVDLSGEVPQVTRQGVGRFEDVIV
- the rluB gene encoding 23S rRNA pseudouridine(2605) synthase RluB, coding for MSEKLQKVLAAAGYGSRRELEQWITDGRVEVNGKLAKLGDRVTTEDAINVDGKRIKLATADRKIRVLLYNKPEGEVCTRSDPEGRKTVFDQLPRLTGERWVVVGRLDINTTGLLLFTNNGELANRLMHPSYQVDREYLVRVHGAVDDAMIKRLREGVLLEDGPAKFSDVVPGERVGSNGWYTVALMEGRNREVRRLWESQGVEVNRLKRVRFGPIFMPSYVRMGQWIELDDRALSDLLAATKMSASKKQRKQLPEDKKRWERQMKRLRSKGPSSR
- a CDS encoding NAD-dependent epimerase/dehydratase family protein — protein: MTKRAFVTGATGFVGGALVRRLVSDGWELVVLVREQSQYAPLENLGATVVFGDLCQPDSLTDLLKGCSVVFHCAALTGVEHRIDDFDQVIAQGTSNLLQAADSARVQRFVYVSSILVYELTENTTGYTESMPLLTSSMDPYGRAKIAAESACLEARQAGLFQVSILRPVFVYGPGDRPGGFLPTLLSMLKAGRFRLVDGGRSRIPMIYISDLVDLLILAAEHPQADGQIYNACSAASPQWYELTTTLCEELQLTMPGNVNSRLVRLLASAAESLAKIGLLGKLPISKAAVKLLSHDVRFPTDKAEQQLGYQSRVAYRQGIIDCIPMLRESMNSSAGSE
- a CDS encoding segregation and condensation protein A, with the translated sequence MTATPEGETTQADPVSEILSHPLQGEMPFAVVLGRQITEIPKDLYIPPEALEVFLEAFEGPLDLLLYMIRRQNLDILEINVAEITRQYMVYIEMMQSMQLELAAEYLLMAAMLAEIKSRMLLPRQVTEEHEEDPRAELIRRLQEYERFKQASEDIDDLPRLGRDVFMATAKAPDCRQVRPEPDVAMKELLLVLADVLRRAQMFESHKVQLERLSTRERMSQVLEALKGKQFLPFVSLFTLAEGRSGVVVTFLALMELIKESLIEIVQSEPYGPIHVKARS
- a CDS encoding EAL domain-containing protein gives rise to the protein MKFRHQLALIFVVGILVMALITSLAVSNISSKIFRDGQLQQGFQVIESLARQGELSLLYQSRESAKDLVDNALNFPGVKAVTVMLDTGEVLYAGGDEALQSGAHSDEVSLIHEDDNHWVFNAPVLAGKTEDALWEEYSDDGKSERETLGYISVVVGKDALILMEQSILQSNLFISMIIAVILLLLLLGISRRLTNPLEKLSITMKRAEEGDSVIRADLGGPADITDMQHAFNSMMEALESRQQELVRAMSAALESARIKGEFAANVTHELRTPMNAVLGMLDLLMTMGLSPKQLEYVETAKTSGEGLLELIDEILTFSEIDTHNLTIEKEDCYLYELLDEVTGLLANQALKKKIDLGYLAGEQVPSVIHGDASRIRQVLINLLGNAIKFTDIGEVAVYVTVIENDDNAPPEQIMLQFEVRDSGIGITVEDQNRIFEAFTQVDSSSTKQYEGTGLGLAISRQIVELMGGHIRVSSEQGNGSSFWFTLPTEIRGAQNTGMTTVTTLSGKRALLVDNSPIVRDFGVQQLDRLGIRCDATDSGFKALELIRKMSADDEELDILLIDEDMPGLKGPDFLKLVKEESSLKDTLIAILNNPWVAGGLEKMAGMARLNKPLRTTEIKGCLEQLFLGVAETDEKKTTSKTINKLYSRQRKILVVDDNRPNQKVAIAMLERMGCQCELVDTGKGAVEAVIRNRFDAVLMDCYMPVMNGYDATRQIRMYEGGHDNSPGIPIIAMTANNTQLEVDRCMDAGMDDFLPKPLRIDDLEKMLLKWVPPDKDESTDNEADDDLFSVRGVDISGFSYDPLVIQELKASVGEVIVSMIEAFLEDTPVYLQSLKNAITENDGRQVRELAHTVKGSASNFGARRVTELAKTIEEKGAIDDLAGVDSLFEQLKGAFATLSKDLQEFIPDSDDADKVRKKSYHILVVDDDRSMRLALKNVFKNEDYVIEEAGNGMQAISMCQRDMPDLVLMDAMMPEVDGFTACERIRQLPKGANTPVLMITALDNEEAIVKAFAAGASDYIPKPIHFAVLKQRVSRLIHANKVEKHVRQLAYHDPLTGLPNRTNLMQQLRVMVNRAQIEEKMVAIMFLDLDRFKMINDTLGHDAGDLLLKAVSERIQRCVRNQDFVARLGGDEFTVVLEGVTDRDIVSKIAGKICDALGQPFVFLQQKMFVTTSIGISVFPDDGQDVGSLMKHADSAMFRAKEHRNGYCFYVKGMEDEMARRMEVERELRHAADDDELILYYQPQIDTATGEIIGAEALIRWQHPKHGLLSPDTFIPLAEESGLINKISDWVLDNACRQLKIWRDNGSQIKMAVNLSSKDIQLEDFRQKISNLIDKYEISPQSLELEITENTLMENPEALEPDLNALRKMGLTLAIDDFGSGFSSLNYLKRLPVDVLKIDRMFIRDIDRDENDKAIVSGVVALAKSMGLSTVAEGVETEEQYRLLQKLGCDTCQGYYFGKPVSAADFESAFLRPVFDA